A single region of the Enterobacter cloacae complex sp. R_G8 genome encodes:
- the cysJ gene encoding NADPH-dependent assimilatory sulfite reductase flavoprotein subunit, protein MTTQAPPSNLLPLNPEQLARLQAATSDFSPTQLAWVSGYFWGMLNQQPGAVAAAPATAVEIPAITLISASQTGNARRVAEALRDDLLAAKLNVNLVNAGDYKFKQIASEKLLVVVASTQGEGEPAEEAVALHKFLFSKKAPRLDGTAFAVFGLGDTSYEFFCQSGKDFDSKLAELGAERLLDRVDADVEYQTAAAEWRARIVDVLKARVPKETPAQAAITATGVVNEIHTSPYTKEAPLAASLSVNQKITGRDSEKDVRHIEIDLGDSGLRYQPGDALGVWYQNDPALVKELVELLWLKGDEPVTVEGKTQPLSEALQWHFELTVNTANIVENYATLTRSESLLPLVGDKAKLQHYAATTPIVDMVRFSPAQLDADALIGLLRPLTPRLYSIASSQAEVESEVHITVGVVRYDIEGRPRTGGASGFLADRVEEEGEVRVFIEHNDNFRLPANPETPVIMIGPGTGIAPFRAFMQQRAADEAPGKNWLFFGNPHFTEDFLYQVEWQRYVKEGVLTRIDLAWSRDQKEKVYVQDKLREQGAELWRWINDGAHIYVCGDANRMAKDVEQTLLEVIAEFGGMDAEAADEFLSELRVERRYQRDVY, encoded by the coding sequence ATGACAACACAGGCCCCACCTTCAAATTTGCTTCCCCTGAACCCGGAGCAACTGGCGCGCCTTCAGGCTGCCACCTCTGATTTTTCTCCCACCCAGCTTGCCTGGGTCTCCGGCTATTTCTGGGGAATGCTCAACCAGCAGCCTGGCGCTGTGGCTGCGGCTCCGGCAACGGCGGTAGAAATTCCTGCCATTACGCTTATCTCCGCTTCCCAGACGGGCAATGCCCGCCGCGTGGCAGAAGCGCTGCGTGACGACCTGCTGGCCGCCAAACTGAACGTGAACCTGGTGAACGCCGGGGATTATAAATTCAAACAGATCGCGTCAGAAAAACTGCTGGTGGTTGTGGCCTCAACACAGGGCGAGGGCGAACCCGCTGAAGAGGCGGTCGCGCTGCATAAATTCCTGTTCTCGAAAAAAGCGCCCAGACTCGATGGCACTGCGTTTGCCGTGTTCGGCCTGGGCGATACCTCTTATGAATTCTTCTGCCAGTCCGGTAAAGATTTCGACAGCAAACTGGCGGAGCTGGGCGCAGAGCGTCTGCTGGACCGCGTTGATGCGGATGTAGAATACCAGACTGCCGCTGCCGAATGGCGTGCGCGCATTGTTGACGTGCTGAAAGCACGCGTACCGAAAGAGACGCCAGCGCAGGCTGCGATCACCGCGACCGGCGTGGTCAACGAGATCCACACCAGCCCGTACACCAAAGAGGCACCGCTGGCAGCAAGCCTGTCGGTTAATCAAAAAATTACCGGCCGCGACTCTGAAAAAGATGTTCGCCATATCGAAATCGATCTGGGCGACTCCGGTCTGCGCTATCAGCCGGGCGATGCGTTAGGTGTCTGGTATCAAAACGATCCGGCGCTGGTCAAGGAGCTGGTTGAACTGCTGTGGCTGAAAGGCGACGAGCCTGTCACCGTCGAAGGCAAAACGCAGCCGCTCTCTGAAGCGCTGCAGTGGCACTTCGAGCTGACGGTGAATACCGCCAATATCGTTGAGAACTATGCCACCTTAACGCGTAGCGAATCGCTGCTGCCGTTAGTTGGTGATAAGGCGAAGCTGCAGCATTACGCGGCGACCACGCCAATTGTCGATATGGTGCGTTTCTCTCCGGCACAGCTGGATGCTGATGCGCTGATCGGCCTGCTGCGTCCGCTGACGCCGCGCCTGTACTCCATTGCGTCGTCGCAGGCTGAAGTCGAGAGCGAAGTCCATATCACCGTGGGGGTGGTGCGCTACGACATCGAAGGCCGCCCGCGTACGGGTGGTGCGTCAGGTTTCCTGGCTGACCGCGTGGAGGAAGAGGGTGAAGTGCGCGTCTTTATCGAGCACAACGACAACTTCCGTCTGCCGGCGAACCCGGAAACACCGGTGATTATGATTGGTCCGGGCACCGGCATTGCGCCGTTCCGCGCCTTTATGCAGCAGCGTGCGGCGGACGAGGCTCCGGGCAAAAACTGGCTGTTCTTCGGCAACCCGCACTTTACCGAAGATTTCCTCTACCAGGTTGAGTGGCAGCGCTACGTGAAAGAAGGGGTGCTGACCCGCATCGATCTGGCCTGGTCGCGCGATCAGAAAGAAAAAGTATACGTACAAGACAAACTGCGCGAACAGGGCGCAGAGCTGTGGCGCTGGATCAATGACGGTGCCCACATTTATGTCTGCGGCGACGCCAATCGCATGGCGAAAGACGTTGAGCAGACATTGCTGGAAGTGATTGCCGAATTCGGCGGTATGGATGCCGAAGCGGCGGATGAATTTTTAAGTGAGCTGCGCGTTGAGCGCCGTTATCAGCGAGATGTCTACTAA
- the queD gene encoding 6-carboxytetrahydropterin synthase QueD codes for MSTTLFKDFTFEAAHHLPHVPEGHKCGRLHGHSFMVRLEITGEVDPHTGWIMDFAELKAAFKPTYDRLDHYYLNDIPGLENPTSEVLAKWIWDQMKPLVPLLSAVMIKETCTAGCVYRGE; via the coding sequence ATGTCCACCACACTGTTTAAAGATTTCACCTTCGAAGCCGCCCACCACCTTCCGCATGTTCCTGAGGGGCATAAATGCGGCCGTCTGCACGGGCATTCGTTTATGGTGCGTCTTGAGATCACCGGTGAAGTTGATCCGCATACCGGTTGGATCATGGACTTTGCTGAGCTGAAGGCAGCATTTAAGCCAACGTACGATCGTCTGGATCACTATTACCTGAACGATATCCCGGGACTTGAAAACCCGACCAGCGAAGTGCTGGCAAAATGGATTTGGGATCAGATGAAACCGCTGGTGCCACTGCTGAGCGCAGTGATGATCAAAGAGACCTGCACGGCAGGCTGCGTGTATCGCGGCGAGTGA